One window from the genome of Elaeis guineensis isolate ETL-2024a chromosome 5, EG11, whole genome shotgun sequence encodes:
- the LOC140858183 gene encoding uncharacterized protein, which yields MICAFDGACSSTFIIELKSQCKWETIYLRDVLVLRDAIFPRQKSRNTESLLDGDAEAGEWTSGCCKWKQKMSYSFLSHVLLSVAITSVVTVVFGRMWWASSSKGWVIRCLPRYKVFEIFIIGQDYFFPLYIDFIGLIHLPSPFTVLLHSWVVLLAHLSDPLVLTIVVYALFAVLWCICALAFLFHSPSKQV from the exons ATGATATGTGCTTTTGATGGAGCGTGTTCCTCAACCTTTATCATAGAATTG AAAAGCCAGTGCAAGTGGGAAACAATCTATCTCAGGG ATGTGCTTGTATTGCGGGATGCAATTTTTCCAAGGCAGAAGAGCAGG AATACCGAGTCATTACTTGATGGAGATGCAGAGGCTGGAGAATGGACCTCAG GATGCTGCAAATGGAAGCAAAAGATGTCCTACTCTTTTTTGTCCCATGTGTTGTTGAGTGTGGCCATTACTTCTGTTGTTACTGTAGTATTTGGAAGGATGTGGTGGGCATCATCTTCAAAAGGTTGGGTCATTCGATGCCTCCCTAGATACAAGGTATTTGAGATTTTCATTATTGGTCAGGACTATTTTTTCCCCTTGTATATTGATTTTATAGGACTCATCCACCTTCCAAGTCCTTTCacagttcttcttcattcttgggTTGTATTATTGGCTCATCTTTCTGATCCATTAGTGCTCACAATCGTGGTTTATGCGTTATTTGCGGTTCTCTGGTGTATTTGTGCTCTTGCATTTCTTTTCCATTCTCCCTCCAAGCAAGTTTAG